The bacterium genomic interval ATCGAACAAAACGCGACATTCACCGCCGCGGAACGCGACACCAGGCCGGCCAATCAGCCGCCGAAGCTGCTTGACCGTGTCCGCGAGCGCATCCGGGTACTGCACTACGCGCGGACGACCGAGAAAACCTACATCCACTGGATTCTCGGCTACATCCGTTTCCATGGCCGGTGCCATCCACAGGACATGGGCGCCGCGGAGGTCGAAGCCTACCTGTCGCACCTGGCCACGGCGCGCGACGTTGCCGCTGGCACGCAGAATCAGGCCATGCACGCCATCCTGTTTTTATACAAGCAGGTGCTCGGCATCGACCTGCCATGGCTCGACGGCATCACCCGCGCCAAACCGTCGAAGCGCCTGCCCACGGTACTGACACAAGCCGAGACACGCGCCCTGCTGGCCGAAGTCGACGGCCTGCCAGGCCTCGTCATCAGGCTACTCTACGGCACCGGCATGCGGCTGATGGAAGGCCTGCGCCTGCGGGTCAAGGACATCGATTTCGCCGGCCGGGCCATCGTCGTCCGCGGCGGAAAGGGCGACAAGGATCGCGTCGTACCCCTGCCGGAATCGTTGATCACGCCGCTGCAGGCACGGCTGGCCGAGCGCCGCAAGATGCACGACGTCGACCTCGCCAAGGGCATGGCCGACGTCGAACTGCCGCACGCCCTGGAACGAAAATATCCGAACGCCGGCAAAGAGTTCGGCTGGCAATACGTCTTCGCCGCCGCCGACTACTCAGCCGATCCGCACTCTGGCGTCATCCGTCGCCACCACCTGCACGAAAAGACCATCCAGCGCCATGTGCGCGATGCCGCCCGCCGCGCCGGCATCATCAAGCCGACCCACCCGCATACCCTGCGCCACAGCTTCGCCACCCACCTGCTCGAAACCGGCGCCGACATCCGCACCGTGCAGGAGCTGCTCGGCCACAGCGATGTCTCGACGACGATGATCTACACCCACGTCCTCAACCGCGGCGGGCGCGGCGTGGTCAGTCCGCTGGACAGGATTTAAGCGGTAATCGCACCACATCAAGCCCGCCCAGTGCGGGCTTTTCTCATTACAATTCGCCGATGTCCATCGCCATCATCATCGTCATCGGCTGGCTCTACGTCACCATTCTAGTCGCCGCCAATGAGCCCAGCGTTGTCGCCGGCATCATCTCGTTTCTGTTCTACGGCGCCCTGCCCTGCGGCATCATCATCTATCTCAGCAGCAGCCGAATTCGCCGGCAGCGAGCGCATTTCCGCGAAAAACGCGGAAAAGACGCGGCGCCGTAAAACGTGTACACAGCGATGCAATCGGCTGGCTAAACGCATCGTCGTGTACACATCGCCCGTGACTCGGAATAGAATCGCTGCCCATGTCACATGTCTACAGCTACCTCCGCTTTTCCAGCGCCCGCCAGGGCACCGGGAGCAGTATCGATCGGCAGCTTGAATATGCCCGGCGATGGGCTACCGAAAATGGGATGGTGCTCGACGAGTCGCTGACGATGCGCGATGAGGGGTTGAGTGCCTACCATCAGCGGCACGTCAAGGCCGGGGCGCTTGGGGTGTTTCTGGTGGCGGCACAGGAGGGCCGTATTCCGGCCGGGTCGGTGCTGATCGTCGAGGGGCTTGACCGGCTGTCGCGGGCCGAGCCGATCCTGGCCCAGGCGCAGCTGGCGCAGATCATCAATGCCGATATCACGGTAGTGACGGCGAGCGACGGCAAGCGCTACAACCGCGAGGCGCTGAAGGCGACGCCGATGGATCTGGTGCATTCGCTGCTGGTCATGATCCGAGCCCATGAGGAGTCGGAGACCAAGAGCAAGCGGGTCAAGGCGGCGATTCGTCGGCATTGCGAGGCGTGGGCTGGCGGCCGGCAGGATCTGGCCAGCCGGCTGGGGCGGCATCCGCGCTGGCTGCGCTTTGCCGACGGTGCCTGGTCGATTGTGCCGGAGCGCCAGGCGGGAATCCTGCGGGCCATCGCGCTGTTTCGGGAGGGATGGGGAAACCGGCGGATCGGTGACGCGCTGATCGCCGAAGGCCTGCAGCTGGGCGATGGCCCACCGAACGCTAACCAGATTTACCGGACGATCCGCAACCCGGCGTTGATGGGCGTCAAGGTGCTCGGTATGGATGGCGAGACCTACCGGCTGGCGGGCTATTACCCGGCCCTGCTCGGCGCCGCCGAATTCGCCGAGCTGCAGCTGCTGATGGACCAGCGGGCGAGGACTGGCACGGCGGTCGGCAAGATACCCGGCATCCTGACCGGCATCGGCATCACCTATTGCGGCTACTGCGGCAGCGCCATGGTGGCCAACAACGTGACGACCCGCACGCGCCAGGACGGCACGCTGGCCGAAGGCAGCCGGCGCTTGCTCTGCTCCTGCCGGGCGGCGCGGCGCTCGTGCCCGATGCCGGCGACCTGCGCCGCCGGGCCTGTAGAGCGGGCGATCATGACCTGGTGCGCCGACCAGATCAACCTGAGCGCCCTGCTCCACGGCCAGGGCAGCCAGGCGGCGACGTTGCGCAAGATGTTGGCCGGCGAGCGCCGCAAGCTGGCCGAGGTGGATGGACGCATGGCCCGGATGACAGAGATCATGCTGGCGGCCGACGCCGGCGACACGCCGCTGGCCTTTGT includes:
- a CDS encoding integron integrase, with amino-acid sequence MTTVIEQNATFTAAERDTRPANQPPKLLDRVRERIRVLHYARTTEKTYIHWILGYIRFHGRCHPQDMGAAEVEAYLSHLATARDVAAGTQNQAMHAILFLYKQVLGIDLPWLDGITRAKPSKRLPTVLTQAETRALLAEVDGLPGLVIRLLYGTGMRLMEGLRLRVKDIDFAGRAIVVRGGKGDKDRVVPLPESLITPLQARLAERRKMHDVDLAKGMADVELPHALERKYPNAGKEFGWQYVFAAADYSADPHSGVIRRHHLHEKTIQRHVRDAARRAGIIKPTHPHTLRHSFATHLLETGADIRTVQELLGHSDVSTTMIYTHVLNRGGRGVVSPLDRI
- a CDS encoding recombinase family protein — translated: MSHVYSYLRFSSARQGTGSSIDRQLEYARRWATENGMVLDESLTMRDEGLSAYHQRHVKAGALGVFLVAAQEGRIPAGSVLIVEGLDRLSRAEPILAQAQLAQIINADITVVTASDGKRYNREALKATPMDLVHSLLVMIRAHEESETKSKRVKAAIRRHCEAWAGGRQDLASRLGRHPRWLRFADGAWSIVPERQAGILRAIALFREGWGNRRIGDALIAEGLQLGDGPPNANQIYRTIRNPALMGVKVLGMDGETYRLAGYYPALLGAAEFAELQLLMDQRARTGTAVGKIPGILTGIGITYCGYCGSAMVANNVTTRTRQDGTLAEGSRRLLCSCRAARRSCPMPATCAAGPVERAIMTWCADQINLSALLHGQGSQAATLRKMLAGERRKLAEVDGRMARMTEIMLAADAGDTPLAFVRKARELEAEREAVASEVKAIEQRLMAAGRNQTPAAAEAWAELQRGVEAMDYGARLKTRRLFAETFERIVIYSRGMGLDPAGQVVDVLLVAKGGGSRELVIDRKSGRLIEGASAQEWPPENH